One part of the Esox lucius isolate fEsoLuc1 chromosome 10, fEsoLuc1.pri, whole genome shotgun sequence genome encodes these proteins:
- the wasf2 gene encoding wiskott-Aldrich syndrome protein family member 2 — protein sequence MPLVTRNIEPRHVCRQALPNTIRSELECVTNISLANIIRQLGSLSKYAEDLFGELFVQAGAFAIRVNTLGERVDRLQVKVTQLDPKEEEVSLQAITQKKAFHSNLIQDQQLFCRPSLPQPVQETYLTCNPPPPLNNLSQYRDDDKDALKFYTDPSYFFDLWKEKMLQDTKDIMKEKRKHRKEKKDNQNLRTLNPRKIKTRKDEWERRKMGEEFVVPKNDMGESLEGLNGSIGSGEGCYSPDGLDQSTGSYGLDPGSPLPHPTQDDFLPPPPPDMGYHDGQYGAPTQKRTSLLSPTHPPPAPPMPCSTPTGTRPNLSPPPAPPPPPPSTGFGVPPPPPPSGFDSSPPAPPPITNSAYPSPPAPPPPLSQASLSPPPPPSLPQGGGAPPPPPPPPPPGPPPPCGPPPPGPPPPSFSIGAPPPLKSTQAPSEAPPDAHSDLLSAIRQGFNLRKVEEQKEQEKKDNYGNDVAAILSRRIAVECSDSEDDSSELDDDDWSE from the exons ATGCCGTTGGTAACGAGGAACATCGAGCCTCGCCATGTGTGCCGTCAGGCGCTACCCAACACCATTCGCAGTGAGCTGGAGTGTGTAACCAACATCAGCCTCGCCAACATCATACGCCAGCTGGGCAGTCTCA GTAAGTATGCCGAGGACTTGTTTGGAGAGCTGTTTGTGCAGGCGGGGGCGTTCGCCATCCGGGTTAACACACTGGGAGAGCGTGTGGACCGTCTTCAGGTCAAAGTCACCCAGCTCGACCCCAAAGAGGAGGAGG tctctctgcagGCCATCACCCAGAAGAAAGCGTTTCATAGTAATCTGATCCAGGACCAgcagttgttctgcagacccTCTTTACCCCAGCCTGTACAGGAGACCTATCTGACCTGtaatcctcctcctccactcaaCAACCTGAGCCAGTAcag GGATGATGATAAGGATGCTCTGAAGTTCTACACGGACCCCTCTTACTTCTTTGACTTGTGGAAGGAGAAGATGCTGCAGGACACCAAggacatcatgaaggagaaaCGCAAACAcagg AAGGAAAAGAAGGACAACCAGAATCTTCGGACTCTAAATCCCAGGAAAATCAAGACCAGGAAGGATGAGTGGGAACGCCGCAAAATGGGGGAGGAGTTTGTGGTGCCAAAGAATGACAtggg AGAATCTCTAGAGGGTCTTAATGGCAGTATTGGTTCTGGAGAAGGGTGTTACTCCCCGGATGGTTTGGACCAGAGCACAGGGTCGTACGGCTTAGATCCAGGctcccctctccctcatcccaCTCAGGATGACTTCCTGCCGCCACCACCGCCTGACATGGG ATATCATGACGGGCAGTACGGAGCTCCAACCCAGAAGCGCACCAGCCTTTTAAGCCCAACACACCCCCCTCCAGCCCCTCCCATGCCCTGTTCTACTCCCACCGGCACCAGACCCAAcctgtcccctccccctgccccccctccccctcccccctcaacTGGCTTCGGAgtccccccacctcctcccccctctggGTTTGATTCTTCCCCTCCCGCTCCCCCACCCATCACCAACTCTGCCTATCCCTCCCCTCCtgccccacctccccctctctctcaagCCTCATTGTCTCcgcctcctcccccctctctcccccagggTGGGGGcgcacctcctcctcctcctccccctcctccccccggcccccctcctccctgtgGACCTCCTCCCCCTGGCccacctcccccctccttctccaTTGGTGCTCCGCCTCCTCTTAAATCCACCCAGGCTCCTTCAGAAGCCCCCCCTGACGCACACAGTGACCTGCTATCTGCTATCCGGCAAG GTTTTAATTTGCGTAAGGTGGAAGAACAAAAAGAGCAGGAGAAGAAGGACAACTATGGCAATGATGTGGCGGCCATTTTGTCTCGCCGTATTGCTGTGGAATGCAGTGACAGCGAGGATGACTCTTCTGAGTTGGACGATGACGACTGGTCCGAGTGA